A single window of Podarcis raffonei isolate rPodRaf1 chromosome 9, rPodRaf1.pri, whole genome shotgun sequence DNA harbors:
- the LOC128420555 gene encoding CD209 antigen-like protein D: MEQPAPANPATLSATITDDATKRMEKSRTDGASRKDSAATKETRASTFRDMVTFLKSPTGERFIILEMFILSAMTLLLFLLYQKEMKKRADFQVGLGMIRNIVVGIDSTYKDKDDFQILAVVQNLSEEVRHLAIQNDRLQKEIDIISKNVDDGWVLFATAYYWFSHGVQSWMNSQKVCEREGAKLISIETTAEQQFVINEVKVRRKLFWLGLFKDNKAKWNWLSGTIPRAHFWKRGEPNRAAKHDCGVMAFNCRGSCWATLNCEQMTQYICKKVPNDAWL; this comes from the exons ATGGAGCAGCCAGCGCCCGCAAATCCTGCAACACTATCGGCAACTATAACTGATG ATGCAACTAAGAGGATGGAAAAGTCCAGAACTGATGGAGCATCCAGAAAGGATTCAGCAGCAACAAAAGAAACTCGTG CATCTACTTTTCGGGACATGGTTACCTTCTTAAAATCTCCAACGGGTGAACGATTTATCATACTTGAGATGTTCATCCTTAGTGCCATGACACTGCTGCTTTTCCTTCTAT atcagaaggaaatgaaaaaaagagCTGATTTTCAAGTGGGATTGGGAATGATTCGAAACATTGTTGTTGGGATTGATTCAACCTATAAGGACAAGGATG ACTTCCAAATACTCGCTGTAGTTCAAAACTTATCAGAGGAAGTGCGGCATCTTGCCATCCAAAATGATCGACTGCAAAAGGAAATTG ACATCATCTCTAAAAATGTGGATGATGGTTGGGTTTTATTTGCAACGGCATACTATTGGTTTTCTCATGGGGTACAATCATGGATGAATTCCCAAAAAGTGTGTGAGAGGGAAGGCGCCAAGCTCATTTCTATAGAAACAACAGCAGAACAG CAATTTGTGATAAATGAAGTAAAAGTCCGAAGAAAGCTTTTTTGGCTTGGACTCTTTAAAGACAACAAAGCGAAATGGAACTGGCTGTCAGGCACAATACCTAGAGCCCA CTTCTGGAAAAGGGGTGAGCCAAATAGAGCCGCGAAGCACGACTGTGGTGTAATGGCCTTTAATTGCCGCGGAAGTTGCTGGGCAACATTAAACTGTGAGCAAATGACACAGTATATTTGCAAGAAGGTGCCAAATGATGCTTGGCTCTAA